In Leishmania donovani BPK282A1 complete genome, chromosome 18, a genomic segment contains:
- a CDS encoding transporter, putative — translation MRTKETSQETTLLLPNASSDRATRTSAMDAEGEAWMTPRMVLWTFTMSNFLLYFDRGATVGALSSICSDRDLAGNDTPLSDAKRGFLVSGFIIGYVVASPLFTCRGSAWGSRMVVLLGMALWCATCLACAVSLNYTVLLVCRILVGVAEAAFVAFTVTIIDNTAPATHRTSWIGFFYSMIPIGTAVGMGCAGLLTSYPTLWGFTPWRVIYVTEVMAALPIVVLLCYIPASYHLATATESAPQLPFLTATGCILCNANYMLLVLGFSMYCFVTGAVSTWGIPFLHEGPLQLTKATAALFMGIATTCSGVVGSLGGGIAVDYWGGSTGPAGAIQCQQFNILMIFIAIPCGVVALMSTDALAFATTFAVAVTALFAITAPINASILNVVPAGLRPYAVSYSIFIIHLLGDFPSPTLAGIVSDFFGRNCGGLSRNGCRAAEQQFQCAWIDEADGLGRCICRVQLRNALLLVFAYLFLAPPCWAVVWWHLRREAHTADVSVDDAEDSSTLSTPGVPAFLLSHSHDELDEVLHTCMWLKRFGHY, via the coding sequence ATGAGGACGAAAGAGACATCGCAAGAAAcgacactgctgctgcccaaCGCATCCAGCGACCGTGCGACCCGCACATCTGCCATGGACGCAGAGGGTGAAGCCTGGATGACGCCGCGCATGGTCTTATGGACGTTTACTATGAGTAACTTTCTGCTCTACTTCGATCGTGGCGCGACAGTCGGTGCGCTCTCCTCCATCTGCTCCGACCGAGACCTCGCTGGCAACGACACGCCGCTGTCCGATGCCAAGAGGGGCTTCCTTGTCTCCGGGTTCATTATCGGCTACGTGGTTGCTAGCCCCCTCTTCACCTGCCGCGGTAGCGCATGGGGATCAAGGATGGTCGTTCTGCTCGGCATGGCGCTGTGGTGCGCTACATGCCTCGCCTGTGCCGTCTCCCTCAACTACACGGTCCTGTTGGTCTGTCGCATCCTTGTTGGCGTGGCAGAGGCTGCGTTTGTCGCCTTCACCGTGACAATTATCGACAACACGGCCCCTGCCACGCATCGGACATCGTGGATCGGTTTCTTTTACTCCATGATCCCCATCGGAACGGCGGTGGGAATGGGCTGCGCCGGTCTGCTCACATCGTACCCGACGCTGTGGGGCTTCACGCCGTGGCGTGTGATATATGTAACTgaggtgatggcggcgctgcccatTGTGGTGCTTCTCTGCTACATCCCTGCTTCCTACCACCTTGCTACGGCGACGGAATCGGCCCCGCAGTTGCCTTTTCTCACCGCGACCGGCTGTATTTTATGCAACGCAAACTACATGCTGCTTGTGCTTGGATTTTCAATGTACTGCTTCGTGACCGGCGCCGTCTCGACCTGGGGAATACCCTTTTTGCACGAGGGGCCTCTGCAGCTCACCAaggccaccgctgcgctcTTCATGGGCATCGCGACGACGTGCAGCGGTGTGGTGGGCTCGCTGGGGGGTGGCATCGCTGTCGACTACTGGGGCGGCAGCACTGGTCCTGCTGGTGCAATCCAGTGCCAGCAGTTCAACATCCTCATGATCTTCATCGCGATCCCTTGCGGGGTAGTTGCCCTCATGAGCACCGATGCGCTGGCCTTTGCGACCACTTTTGCGGTAGCAGTGACAGCACTGTTTGCCATCACAGCCCCCATCAACGCCTCCATTCTCAACGTGGTGCCAGCCGGCCTACGCCCGTATGCCGTGAGCTACTCCATATTCATCATCCACCTTCTGGGTGACTTTCCCTCGCCAACGCTGGCGGGAATCGTGTCAGACTTTTTCGGGCGGAACTGCGGTGGCCTTTCACGTAatggctgccgcgccgctgagcaGCAATTCCAATGTGCCTGGATCGACGAAGCAGATGGTCTGGGGCGTTGCATCTGCCGCGTTCAGCTGCGCAACGCTCTTCTTTTAGTCTTTGCGTACCTATTTCTTGCCCCGCCCTGCTGGGCGGTAGTGTGGTGGCATCTGCGGCGCGAAGCCCACACTGCAGATGtcagcgtcgacgacgcggaAGACTCGTCTACCTTGAGCACGCCAGGCGTTCCAgcgtttctcctctctcactcacACGATGAGCTTGACGAAGTGCTCCACACCTGCATGTGGTTAAAGCGATTCGGCCATTACTAG
- a CDS encoding diphosphomevalonate decarboxylase, putative, which produces MSAPIRVTVEAPINIAFIKYWGKREGGEKLILPTNDSFSITLSTKPFRSKTSVELRKDAAEDELWLNGKKSNIQETPRIQSVLSCIRDNCPGSMKDLKAYIVSDNNFPTAAGMASSASGYCALAAALVKAYRATVDVSMLSRLGSGSACRSAYGGFVIWHKGEKPDGTDCIATQFVDEKYWPEVQVMCAVLKGEKKDVPSTAGMQQSLKTSPMMQERIASIVPARMNAVKEAIRHRDFNKFAAIAMADSDDLQEICRTTEPRIQYATEDSYAMIRLIRAFNAKKGYNAMAYTFDAGANCFMFTLKQDLPEVVVMLRAHFPTSWDKMCFHDADLLEECKAYQLPASFEGLIDYPKKSLEMLLQSPVGQGIVYLDDTESLIPPNA; this is translated from the coding sequence ATGTCGGCGCCGATTCGCGTGACGGTCGAAGCACCCATCAACATTGCATTCATCAAGTATTGGGGAAAGCGTGAGGGAGGTGAGAAGCTGATCCTGCCCACCAATGACTCCTTTAGTATCACACTCTCCACAAAACCGTTCCGCTCCAAGACCTCGGTCGAGCTCCGCAAGGACGCCGCCGAGGATGAACTCTGGCTGAATGGGAAGAAGAGCAACATTCAGGAGACGCCGCGCATCCAGTCGGTGCTCTCGTGCATCCGCGATAACTGCCCGGGCAGCATGAAGGATCTCAAGGCGTACATCGTGTCCGATAACAACTTTCCGACAGCAGCCGGCATGGCTTCCTCCGCCAGCGGCTActgcgcgctcgccgcggcgctcgtgAAGGCGTACAGAGCCACCGTGGACGTGTCGATGCTGTCGCGCCTCGGCtccggcagcgcgtgccgcagcgcctacGGCGGCTTTGTCATTTGGCACAAGGGGGAGAAGCCTGATGGCACGGACTGCATCGCTACACAGTTTGTAGATGAGAAGTACTGGCCTGAGGTGCAGGTGATGTGCGCCGTTCTCAAGGGCGAGAAGAAGGATGTGCCGAGCACGGCTGGCATGCAGCAGTCGCTCAAAACGTCCCCCATGATGCAAGAGCGCATCGCGTCCATCGTGCCGGCGCGCATGAACGCCGTCAAGGAGGCGATTCGGCACCGCGACTTCAACAAGTTTGCTGCGATCGCTATGGCGGACTCTGATGACCTGCAGGAGATTTGTCGCACAACCGAGCCGCGCATCCAGTACGCCACGGAGGACAGCTACGCCATGATCCGCCTCATCCGCGCCTTCAACGCCAAGAAGGGCTACAATGCCATGGCCTACACCTtcgacgccggcgcgaaCTGCTTCATGTTCACCCTCAAGCAGGATCTgccagaggtggtggtgatgctgcGTGCGCACTTTCCCACCTCGTGGGACAAGATGTGTTTTCACGATGCAGACCTCTTGGAGGAGTGCAAGGCGTACCAGCTGCCTGCATCGTTCGAGGGTCTCATCGACTACCCGAAAAAGTCGTTGGAGATGCTCCTCCAGTCTCCCGTGGGCCAAGGCATCGTGTACCTCGACGACACCGAGTCCCTTATTCCACCGAACGCTTAG